A region from the Dysidea avara chromosome 15, odDysAvar1.4, whole genome shotgun sequence genome encodes:
- the LOC136245149 gene encoding uncharacterized protein: MALTSLSTGEVFYQSRVLGMALTSLSTGDRFTSLSTGDGFNQSEYWGCVYQSEYWGDVLTAGHWSILRNLEDQKLQDLAKALPSTVLRSKATSTTTKYLGAFKRWKLWAAEHKLPVFPANATHVALYLQHLGQAKGSKAAVEEAVNGIAWAHSLGGISSPTADPFVQSVLEGLKRSLAKPTIKKAPFTADMMKNIADDALREGSLASVRLAAMCLIGFAGFFRYSGKVQALRPTGKFSYTRFSELKQKLKDLGFPPVEFSPHSLRSGGATAAAGAGVPDRIFKRHGRWKSENAKDEYVKDTLEKHLSVTKKLGL; this comes from the exons atgGCTTtaaccagtctgagtactggggaggTGTTTTACCAGTCTCGAGTACTGGGGATGGCTTtaaccagtctgagtactggggataggtttaccagtctgagtactggggatgGCTTCAACCAGTCCGAGTACTGGGGATGTGtttaccagtctgagtactggggag ATGTATTGACAGCAGGTCATTGGTCTATTCTAAGGAACCTAGAGGATCAGAAGCTCCAGGACCTTGCCAAAGCACTACCATCAACTGTCCTACGGTCTAAGGCTACCTCAACCACAACCAAGTATTTAGGGGCCTTTAAGAGGTGGAAGCTGTGGGCAGCTGAGCACAAATTGCCTGTATTTCCTGCTAACGCCACACATGTGGCCCTGTATCTGCAGCACTTAGGGCAGGCTAAGGGTTCAAAGGCAGCAGTAGAGGAAGCGGTAAATGGAATAGCTTGGGCTCATTCCTTGGGAGGTATATCATCACCAACAGCAGATCCCTTTGTTCAATCTGTGTTGGAGGGACTTAAGAGATCCCTAGCCAAGCCAACTATCAAAAAGGCCCCATTTACTGCAGATATGATGAAGAACATTGCAGATGATGCTTTAAGAGAGGGATCCCTAGCCAGCGTTCGTCTGGCAGCTATGTGTTTAATTGGTTTTGCCGGTTTCTTCAGGTACAGTGGAAAGGTGCAAGCCTTAAGACCAACAGGCAAGTTCTCCTACACAAGGTTCTCTGAGCTCAAACAGAAGTTAAAGGATTTGGGATTCCCACCAGTTGAATTTAGCCCACACAGCCTCAGATCAGGTGGAGCCACAGCTGCAGCAGGAGCTGGTGTCCCAGACAGGATCTTCAAGCGACATGGCCGTTGGAAATCTGAGAATGCGAAGGACGAATATGTTAAGGATACACTGGAGAAGCATCTATCGGTCACCAAAAAGCTAGGACTATGA
- the LOC136245151 gene encoding uncharacterized protein, whose protein sequence is MLMFQKGDFMFSFDLKSGYHHVDIYEPHRKFLGFQWAVKGKPKFYVFTVLPFGLSTACYAFTKLLRPLVKYWRGRGLRVLLYLDDGIVAVAGEEAAKLASQRVREDLVKAGLVEHSAKCIWEPTAKLKWLGFDIDLGIGQISVPADKLCSRKAQLQIAAQNAQIKAKSLASITGKIISMSIAMGSVTRLMTRSMYALLNTQHFWCQNLTITDSVQEEISFWLQQIDTFNGQGLWHTPSAVRMVYADASSTGYAGYTVEHGCYIAHGPWTAKEATRSSTWRELRAV, encoded by the coding sequence ATGCTTATGTTTCAAAAAGGTGACTTTATGTTCTCTTTTGATCTAAAATCtggctaccaccatgtagacattTATGAACCCCATAGGAAGTTCCTAGGATTCCAATGGGCAGTTAAGGGAAAACcaaaattttatgtatttactGTGCTACCGTTTGGCTTATCTACTGCATGCTATGCATTCACCAAGCTTCTCCGACCACTCGTAAAATATTGGCGGGGGCGAGGGTTACGGGTTCTATTGTACctggatgatggaattgttGCTGTAGCAGGCGAGGAGGCTGCTAAGCTGGCCAGCCAACGGGTCAGAGAGGACTTGGTCAAAGCCGGTTTAGTTGAACATTCAGCCAAATGTATTTGGGAGCCAACCGCGAAGCTAAAGTGGCTAGGATTTGATATAGATTTAGGGATAGGTCAGATCTCAGTACCAGCAGACAAGTTGTGTTCGCGGAAAGCCCAACTGCAAATAGCTGCCCAGAACGCTCAAATCAAGGCCAAGTCCCTTGCTAGTATTACAGGTAAAATAATATCTATGTCTATTGCCATGGGCTCAGTAACACGTCTGATGACCAGAAGCATGTATGCACTGCTAAATACACAACATTTCTGGTGCCAAAATCTTACTATAACTGACTCAGTACAAGAGGAAATCTCCTTTTGGCTCCAGCAGATAGATACCTTCAACGGACAAGGCTTATGGCACACTCCGTCAGCAGTGAGAATGGTATATGCCGATGCCAGCTCGACAGGTTATGCTGGTTACACCGTGGAGCATGGCTGCTATATTGCACATGGGCCATGGACAGCTAAGGAAGCCACACGCAGTTCAACATGGCGAGAGTTGAGAGCAGTATGA